The following proteins are encoded in a genomic region of Camarhynchus parvulus chromosome 4A, STF_HiC, whole genome shotgun sequence:
- the SHROOM4 gene encoding protein Shroom4 isoform X3, producing the protein MPLLRNSCDQRRGRAWPHRSLCGAWGSGTFSKASFSPDTRRPWNIPWDILGAVLPLMPLSVTQVEDGGKAALSRRLQPGDELVNISGTPLYGSRQEALILIKGSYRTLKMVVRRRSVPVFRPHSWHVAKLAESRADVPTMHCLADAFSLSWPSGCDVSTDRSSSIGSMESLDHPSQACYEGDPSPIDQGMYHSKRDSAYSSFSASSIASDCTLSLRLEETVSIDSSLQGPCKAPDRRYLTTGTEPSASWHPEAWRAPVPPQPPVRRDSLRAAPAGRGDRCQASVSADMLHAKGRWISDTFLCQRDGEAEVVGRRKLAPYPTKDCLSADQYYMLSSHPDRCPAEPLLGESMESDNQPYVDDSMHQVPDATTADDNPLLSPLKGLVSHRHSAPEQLLASQFRSLQLGTNSGRASPAPSGQHWTLSPLHPEGSRGGTTGAARDPLHCPEPCCRPLPCRCCPELQQACGPDGQGAGPVLSTEGPVEEESQGGARRAGGPPHRSAQMRRRSDRFATSLRNEIQWRKAQLQKSRGPGAPPPGEEPVEETEEPPEGSVLAERHPAPPECLSPAPSEESRNSGRSADQGIPTPDPAPKGPLSPEQMVPRARGRWHWSPENKLQPQHSPSHSELEGYSQGPAACSSPPRGSDEAVLLPFADRRRFFEESSRLAPPRHSKPPAGDPSTFQPPGPEHRDVCRLSVDQPYSPPSPSRPGSAGPYAECCREQPHCYKPLGRPGELDYLRGFSYPYGVPLRPEPCRYCGGDLCPPPRPRGHTCRCHPVSWVRCPDCCYPATHPGREESDAWPPRRAFVPEFPQDEWEPPAITRKVSQSVRLGPFHTCLESTEPEWPPCYRATSTHDLLWDSDRLAHTPESPPDPLHRPLRGRAFSESHLNLEPSSPWGCDQKDLFRAKLDPPSIPKKKGPPPPRPPPPNWEKYRQRRASQHPPDGAGHGSAFSAAPMPIRSIAEAVRERSQSLTGEQKGQSWGHTACPPALSGAWPRPEASRSLRRTPGPGAANAEICRVSGAGEKQTKMKRSGEMEEQPQWLIQNQEQGRASPRGVGECSLSLHCGSGPALPEALKPSSGAVEGLSCQGSWPQPRCMDSEERLWDVAVRDHSLASILAPLASPGTASEVMGELLVAGERQAWRKCLQQDWHLEALAQDRQGFEPISLPPRSAASSSSLPVHFGVAVGKTEPLNKVKALPEVVEGSSEDEEEEVDHELVEKKLQLIESLSRKLVVLQEAQRGLQEDISANGALGEDVATRLQALCTPGEFDKYRLFVGDLDKVVNLLLSLSGRLARVETALGSLGPHTPAEDKLALREKQRLLVAQLEDAKELKEHVGRREEAVGAMVARYLPPEHLQDYQHFVKMKSALIAEQRELEEKIKLGQEQLRCLRESLGQASKDC; encoded by the exons ATGCCCTTGCTCAGAAATTCATGTGACCAGAGAAGGGGGAGAGCCTGGCCCCACAGATCCCTCTGTGGTGCCTGGGGCTCAGGCACCTTCTCTAAAGCCTCTTTCTCCCCTGACACACGGCGGCCATGGAACATCCCCTGGGATATTCTGGGGGCTGTGCTCCCTTTGATGCCCCTCTCTGTCACCCAGGTGGAGGATGGGGGCAAGGCTGCACTGTCCCGCCGGCTGCAGCCAGGTGATGAGCTGGTGAACATCAGCGGGACGCCGCTGTACGGATCCCGCCAGGAGGCCCTCATCCTCATCAAGGGCTCCTACCGCACTCTGAAGATGGTTGTTCGCAG GAGGAGCGTGCCCGTCTTCCGGCCCCATTCCTGGCATGTGGCCAAACTTGCCGAAAGCCGCGCAGACGTCCCCACCATGCACTGCCTGGCTGATgccttcagcctctcctggccTTCGGGTTGTGATGTCAG cactgaCCGGAGCAGCTCCATCGGGAGTATGGAGAGCCTGGACCATCCCAGCCAGGCCTGCTATGAAGGAGACCCCTCACCCATTGACCAGGGCATGTACCACAGCAAGCGGGACTCGGCCTACAGCTCCTTCTCTGCCAGCTCCATTGCCTCTGACTGCACCCTCTCTCTCCGTCTTGAAGAGACCGTGTCCATTGATTCCAGCCTCCAAGGCCCCTGCAAAGCCCCTGACAGGCGCTACCTGACCACAGGGACTGAGCCGTCTGCCAGCTGGCACCCTGAGGCCTGGCGGGCAccagtgcccccccagccccctgtcAGGAGGGACAGCCTgcgagcagccccagctggcagaggggacaggtgCCAGGCCTCAGTGTCAGCGGATATGCTGCATGCCAAGGGCCGGTGGATCTCTGACACCTTCCTCTGCCAGCGGGATGGGGAGGCAGAAGTAGTGGGCAGGAGGAAACTGGCGCCATACCCCACAAAGGACTGTCTCTCTGCTGACCAGTATTACATGCTGAGCTCCCACCCGGACCGTTGCCCAGCTGAGCCACTCCTGGGGGAGAGCATGGAGTCTGACAACCAGCCATACGTGGATGACAGCATGCACCAAGTGCCTGATGCCACAACAGCAGATGACAACCCATTGCTGTCCCCTCTCAAGGGCCTCGTGTCGCACCGTCACAGTGCTCCTGAGCAACTGCTGGCCTCCCAGTTCCGCtctctccagctgggcaccaacAGCGGGCGAGCTTCTCCAGCCCCCAGTGGGCAACACTGGACCTTGTCCCCACTGCATCCTGAGGGCAGCCGAGGGGGAACCACAGGGGCTGCCCGGGATCccctgcactgcccagagccTTGCTGCCGCCCACTGCCCTGCcgctgctgccctgagctgcagcaagcCTGCGGGCCGGATGGCCAGGGGGCTGGCCCAGTACTCAGCACTGAGGGCCCAGTGGAGGAGGAGAGCCAGGGAGGGGCCCGGCGGGCTGGGGGTCCTCCCCACCGCTCTGCTCAGATGCGCCGCCGCAGCGACCGCTTTGCCACCAGCCTGCGCAACGAGATCCAGTGGCGCAAGGCCCAGCTGCAGAAGAGCCGGGGTCCTGGTGCACCTCCGCCTGGTGAGGAGCCAGTGGAGGAAACTGAGGAGCCCCCAGAGGGCAGTGTACTGGCAGAGCGACACCCTGCCCCGCCTGAGTGTCTCAGCCCTGCACCGAGTGAGGAGAGCAGGAACTCTGGCCGCTCTGCAGATCAGGGCATCCCCACCCCTGACCCAGCCCCTAAAGGGCCCTTGTCCCCTGAGCAGATGGTGCCAAGAGCCAGGGGCCGCTGGCACTGGTCCCCGGAAAACAAGCTGCAGCCACAACACTCGCCCAGCCACAGTGAACTGGAGGGCTACAGCCAGGGCCCGGCGGCCTGCAGCTCCCCACCACGGGGCAGCGACGAAGCGGTCCTGCTGCCCTTTGCCGACCGCCGCCGGTTCTTTGAGGAGAGCAGCCGACTGGCACCACCCCGGCACAGCAAGCCGCCAGCAGGTGATCCCAGCACCTTCCAGCCCCCTGGCCCTGAGCACCGGGATGTCTGCCGCCTCTCTGTGGACCAGCCCTACAGCCCACCCTCACCCAGCcgccctggctctgctggccccTATGCTGAGTGCTGCCGGGAGCAGCCCCACTGTTACAAGCCACTGGGGAGGCCAGGGGAGCTGGATTACCTGCGGGGCTTCTCCTACCCCTATGGGGTTCCCCTGCGCCCTGAGCCCTGCCGCTACTGTGGAGGGGACCTGTGCCCGCCACCACGGCCCCGTGGCCACACATGCCGCTGTCACCCTGTGTCCTGGGTGCGCTGCCCTGACTGCTGCTACCCAGCTACCCATCCTGGGCGAGAGGAGAGTGATGCCTGGCCCCCCCGGAGAGCTTTCGTCCCA GAATTTCCTCAGGATGAGTGGGAACCACCTGCAATCACCAGGAAAGTCAGCCAGTCCGTCAG GCTTGGCCCATTCCACACCTGCCTTGAGAGCACCGAGCCAGAGTGGCCACCCTGCTACCGGGCCACATCCACGCATGACCTCTTGTGGGATAGTGACCGCCTGGCCCACACCCCTGAGAGCCCCCCGGATCCGCTGCACCGCCCACTAAGGGGCAGAGCCTTCTCTGAGAGCCATCTCAACCTGGAACCttccagcccctggggctgtgaccagAAGGACCTTTTCCGTGCCAAGCTGGACCCTCCCAGCATCCCCAAAAAGAAGGGCCCACCACCTCCCCGCCCACCTCCGCCCAACTGGGAGAAGTACAGACAGCGTCGAGCATCCCAGCACCCACCAGATGGTGCTGGGCATGGCTCTGCCTTCTCTGCTGCCCCAATGCCAATCCGCAGCATTGCTGAGGCAGTGAGGGAGCGGTCACAGAGCCTCACCGGGGAGCAGAAAGGCCAGTCCTGGGGGCACACTGCTTGCCCCCCTGCTCTGTCAGGTGCCTGGCCCCGACCTGAGGCCTCCAGATCACTCCGCAGGACTCCTGGGCCTGGTGCTGCCAACGCTGAAATTTGCAG GGTGTCAGGAGCTGGGGAGAAGCAGACAAAGATGAAGCGGTCTGGGGAGATGGAGGAGCAGCCCCAATGGCTCATCCAGAACCAGGAGCAGGGCCGTGCCAGTCCCCGTGGGGTGGGTGagtgctccctgtccctgcattGTGGctctggccctgccctgccagaggCACTTAAGCCCAGTTCTGGGGCAGtggaggggctgagctgccagggcagctggccccagccccgctgcaTGGACTCCGAGGAACGACTGTGGGATGTGGCTGTCAGGGACCATTCCCTGGCCAGTATCCTGGCCCCCTTGGcttcccctggcactgccagtgaGGTGATGGgtgagctgctggtggcaggggaGCGACAGGCCTGGCGGAAGTGTCTCCAGCAGGACTGGCacctggaggccctggcacaggacag GCAAGGTTTTGAGCCCATCTCGCTGCCTCCCAGgagtgctgccagctccagttCCTTGCCAGTGCACTTTGGTGTTGCAGTAGGCAAAACTGAGCCACTCAACAAGGTAAAGGCGCTGCCGGAGGTGGTGGAGGGGAGCTcggaggatgaggaggaggaggtggacCATGAGCTGGTGGAAAAGAAG ctgcagctgattGAGAGTCTGAGCCGCAagctggtggtgctgcaggaggcacaacgggggctgcaggaggacatTAGTGCCAATGGGGCACTGGGTGAAGATGTGGCTACTCGCCTGCAAGCCCTTTGCACCCCAGGGGAGTTTGACAAGTACCGCCTCTTCGTGGGTGACCTGGACAAGGTGGTCaacctcctgctctccctctcgGGTCGCCTGGCCCGGGTGGaaactgccctgggcagcctcgGGCCGCACACCCCTGCTGAGGACAAG CTGGCCCTGCGGGAGAAGCAGCggctgctggtggcacagctggaggatGCCAAAGAGCTGAAGGAGCATGTGGGGCGGCGTGAGGAGGCAGTGGGTGCCATGGTGGCACGGTACCTGCCCCCCGAGCACCTCCAGGATTACCAGCACTTCGTCAAGATGAAGTCGGCCCTcattgctgagcagagggagctggaagaGAAGATCAAGCTGGGCCAGGAACAGCTCAGGTGCCTGCGTGAGAGCCTTGGCCAGGCCTCCAAGGACTGCTAG
- the SHROOM4 gene encoding protein Shroom4 isoform X2 has translation MPLLRNSCDQRRGRAWPHRSLCGAWGSGTFSKASFSPDTRRPWNIPWDILGAVLPLMPLSVTQVEDGGKAALSRRLQPGDELVNISGTPLYGSRQEALILIKGSYRTLKMVVRRRSVPVFRPHSWHVAKLAESRADVPTMHCLADAFSLSWPSGCDVSTDRSSSIGSMESLDHPSQACYEGDPSPIDQGMYHSKRDSAYSSFSASSIASDCTLSLRLEETVSIDSSLQGPCKAPDRRYLTTGTEPSASWHPEAWRAPVPPQPPVRRDSLRAAPAGRGDRCQASVSADMLHAKGRWISDTFLCQRDGEAEVVGRRKLAPYPTKDCLSADQYYMLSSHPDRCPAEPLLGESMESDNQPYVDDSMHQVPDATTADDNPLLSPLKGLVSHRHSAPEQLLASQFRSLQLGTNSGRASPAPSGQHWTLSPLHPEGSRGGTTGAARDPLHCPEPCCRPLPCRCCPELQQACGPDGQGAGPVLSTEGPVEEESQGGARRAGGPPHRSAQMRRRSDRFATSLRNEIQWRKAQLQKSRGPGAPPPGEEPVEETEEPPEGSVLAERHPAPPECLSPAPSEESRNSGRSADQGIPTPDPAPKGPLSPEQMVPRARGRWHWSPENKLQPQHSPSHSELEGYSQGPAACSSPPRGSDEAVLLPFADRRRFFEESSRLAPPRHSKPPAGDPSTFQPPGPEHRDVCRLSVDQPYSPPSPSRPGSAGPYAECCREQPHCYKPLGRPGELDYLRGFSYPYGVPLRPEPCRYCGGDLCPPPRPRGHTCRCHPVSWVRCPDCCYPATHPGREESDAWPPRRAFVPEFPQDEWEPPAITRKVSQSVSYPPGFPRLGPFHTCLESTEPEWPPCYRATSTHDLLWDSDRLAHTPESPPDPLHRPLRGRAFSESHLNLEPSSPWGCDQKDLFRAKLDPPSIPKKKGPPPPRPPPPNWEKYRQRRASQHPPDGAGHGSAFSAAPMPIRSIAEAVRERSQSLTGEQKGQSWGHTACPPALSGAWPRPEASRSLRRTPGPGAANAEICRVSGAGEKQTKMKRSGEMEEQPQWLIQNQEQGRASPRGVGECSLSLHCGSGPALPEALKPSSGAVEGLSCQGSWPQPRCMDSEERLWDVAVRDHSLASILAPLASPGTASEVMGELLVAGERQAWRKCLQQDWHLEALAQDRQGFEPISLPPRSAASSSSLPVHFGVAVGKTEPLNKVKALPEVVEGSSEDEEEEVDHELVEKKLQLIESLSRKLVVLQEAQRGLQEDISANGALGEDVATRLQALCTPGEFDKYRLFVGDLDKVVNLLLSLSGRLARVETALGSLGPHTPAEDKLALREKQRLLVAQLEDAKELKEHVGRREEAVGAMVARYLPPEHLQDYQHFVKMKSALIAEQRELEEKIKLGQEQLRCLRESLGQASKDC, from the exons ATGCCCTTGCTCAGAAATTCATGTGACCAGAGAAGGGGGAGAGCCTGGCCCCACAGATCCCTCTGTGGTGCCTGGGGCTCAGGCACCTTCTCTAAAGCCTCTTTCTCCCCTGACACACGGCGGCCATGGAACATCCCCTGGGATATTCTGGGGGCTGTGCTCCCTTTGATGCCCCTCTCTGTCACCCAGGTGGAGGATGGGGGCAAGGCTGCACTGTCCCGCCGGCTGCAGCCAGGTGATGAGCTGGTGAACATCAGCGGGACGCCGCTGTACGGATCCCGCCAGGAGGCCCTCATCCTCATCAAGGGCTCCTACCGCACTCTGAAGATGGTTGTTCGCAG GAGGAGCGTGCCCGTCTTCCGGCCCCATTCCTGGCATGTGGCCAAACTTGCCGAAAGCCGCGCAGACGTCCCCACCATGCACTGCCTGGCTGATgccttcagcctctcctggccTTCGGGTTGTGATGTCAG cactgaCCGGAGCAGCTCCATCGGGAGTATGGAGAGCCTGGACCATCCCAGCCAGGCCTGCTATGAAGGAGACCCCTCACCCATTGACCAGGGCATGTACCACAGCAAGCGGGACTCGGCCTACAGCTCCTTCTCTGCCAGCTCCATTGCCTCTGACTGCACCCTCTCTCTCCGTCTTGAAGAGACCGTGTCCATTGATTCCAGCCTCCAAGGCCCCTGCAAAGCCCCTGACAGGCGCTACCTGACCACAGGGACTGAGCCGTCTGCCAGCTGGCACCCTGAGGCCTGGCGGGCAccagtgcccccccagccccctgtcAGGAGGGACAGCCTgcgagcagccccagctggcagaggggacaggtgCCAGGCCTCAGTGTCAGCGGATATGCTGCATGCCAAGGGCCGGTGGATCTCTGACACCTTCCTCTGCCAGCGGGATGGGGAGGCAGAAGTAGTGGGCAGGAGGAAACTGGCGCCATACCCCACAAAGGACTGTCTCTCTGCTGACCAGTATTACATGCTGAGCTCCCACCCGGACCGTTGCCCAGCTGAGCCACTCCTGGGGGAGAGCATGGAGTCTGACAACCAGCCATACGTGGATGACAGCATGCACCAAGTGCCTGATGCCACAACAGCAGATGACAACCCATTGCTGTCCCCTCTCAAGGGCCTCGTGTCGCACCGTCACAGTGCTCCTGAGCAACTGCTGGCCTCCCAGTTCCGCtctctccagctgggcaccaacAGCGGGCGAGCTTCTCCAGCCCCCAGTGGGCAACACTGGACCTTGTCCCCACTGCATCCTGAGGGCAGCCGAGGGGGAACCACAGGGGCTGCCCGGGATCccctgcactgcccagagccTTGCTGCCGCCCACTGCCCTGCcgctgctgccctgagctgcagcaagcCTGCGGGCCGGATGGCCAGGGGGCTGGCCCAGTACTCAGCACTGAGGGCCCAGTGGAGGAGGAGAGCCAGGGAGGGGCCCGGCGGGCTGGGGGTCCTCCCCACCGCTCTGCTCAGATGCGCCGCCGCAGCGACCGCTTTGCCACCAGCCTGCGCAACGAGATCCAGTGGCGCAAGGCCCAGCTGCAGAAGAGCCGGGGTCCTGGTGCACCTCCGCCTGGTGAGGAGCCAGTGGAGGAAACTGAGGAGCCCCCAGAGGGCAGTGTACTGGCAGAGCGACACCCTGCCCCGCCTGAGTGTCTCAGCCCTGCACCGAGTGAGGAGAGCAGGAACTCTGGCCGCTCTGCAGATCAGGGCATCCCCACCCCTGACCCAGCCCCTAAAGGGCCCTTGTCCCCTGAGCAGATGGTGCCAAGAGCCAGGGGCCGCTGGCACTGGTCCCCGGAAAACAAGCTGCAGCCACAACACTCGCCCAGCCACAGTGAACTGGAGGGCTACAGCCAGGGCCCGGCGGCCTGCAGCTCCCCACCACGGGGCAGCGACGAAGCGGTCCTGCTGCCCTTTGCCGACCGCCGCCGGTTCTTTGAGGAGAGCAGCCGACTGGCACCACCCCGGCACAGCAAGCCGCCAGCAGGTGATCCCAGCACCTTCCAGCCCCCTGGCCCTGAGCACCGGGATGTCTGCCGCCTCTCTGTGGACCAGCCCTACAGCCCACCCTCACCCAGCcgccctggctctgctggccccTATGCTGAGTGCTGCCGGGAGCAGCCCCACTGTTACAAGCCACTGGGGAGGCCAGGGGAGCTGGATTACCTGCGGGGCTTCTCCTACCCCTATGGGGTTCCCCTGCGCCCTGAGCCCTGCCGCTACTGTGGAGGGGACCTGTGCCCGCCACCACGGCCCCGTGGCCACACATGCCGCTGTCACCCTGTGTCCTGGGTGCGCTGCCCTGACTGCTGCTACCCAGCTACCCATCCTGGGCGAGAGGAGAGTGATGCCTGGCCCCCCCGGAGAGCTTTCGTCCCA GAATTTCCTCAGGATGAGTGGGAACCACCTGCAATCACCAGGAAAGTCAGCCAGTCCGTCAG CTACCCACCCGGTTTCCCAAGGCTTGGCCCATTCCACACCTGCCTTGAGAGCACCGAGCCAGAGTGGCCACCCTGCTACCGGGCCACATCCACGCATGACCTCTTGTGGGATAGTGACCGCCTGGCCCACACCCCTGAGAGCCCCCCGGATCCGCTGCACCGCCCACTAAGGGGCAGAGCCTTCTCTGAGAGCCATCTCAACCTGGAACCttccagcccctggggctgtgaccagAAGGACCTTTTCCGTGCCAAGCTGGACCCTCCCAGCATCCCCAAAAAGAAGGGCCCACCACCTCCCCGCCCACCTCCGCCCAACTGGGAGAAGTACAGACAGCGTCGAGCATCCCAGCACCCACCAGATGGTGCTGGGCATGGCTCTGCCTTCTCTGCTGCCCCAATGCCAATCCGCAGCATTGCTGAGGCAGTGAGGGAGCGGTCACAGAGCCTCACCGGGGAGCAGAAAGGCCAGTCCTGGGGGCACACTGCTTGCCCCCCTGCTCTGTCAGGTGCCTGGCCCCGACCTGAGGCCTCCAGATCACTCCGCAGGACTCCTGGGCCTGGTGCTGCCAACGCTGAAATTTGCAG GGTGTCAGGAGCTGGGGAGAAGCAGACAAAGATGAAGCGGTCTGGGGAGATGGAGGAGCAGCCCCAATGGCTCATCCAGAACCAGGAGCAGGGCCGTGCCAGTCCCCGTGGGGTGGGTGagtgctccctgtccctgcattGTGGctctggccctgccctgccagaggCACTTAAGCCCAGTTCTGGGGCAGtggaggggctgagctgccagggcagctggccccagccccgctgcaTGGACTCCGAGGAACGACTGTGGGATGTGGCTGTCAGGGACCATTCCCTGGCCAGTATCCTGGCCCCCTTGGcttcccctggcactgccagtgaGGTGATGGgtgagctgctggtggcaggggaGCGACAGGCCTGGCGGAAGTGTCTCCAGCAGGACTGGCacctggaggccctggcacaggacag GCAAGGTTTTGAGCCCATCTCGCTGCCTCCCAGgagtgctgccagctccagttCCTTGCCAGTGCACTTTGGTGTTGCAGTAGGCAAAACTGAGCCACTCAACAAGGTAAAGGCGCTGCCGGAGGTGGTGGAGGGGAGCTcggaggatgaggaggaggaggtggacCATGAGCTGGTGGAAAAGAAG ctgcagctgattGAGAGTCTGAGCCGCAagctggtggtgctgcaggaggcacaacgggggctgcaggaggacatTAGTGCCAATGGGGCACTGGGTGAAGATGTGGCTACTCGCCTGCAAGCCCTTTGCACCCCAGGGGAGTTTGACAAGTACCGCCTCTTCGTGGGTGACCTGGACAAGGTGGTCaacctcctgctctccctctcgGGTCGCCTGGCCCGGGTGGaaactgccctgggcagcctcgGGCCGCACACCCCTGCTGAGGACAAG CTGGCCCTGCGGGAGAAGCAGCggctgctggtggcacagctggaggatGCCAAAGAGCTGAAGGAGCATGTGGGGCGGCGTGAGGAGGCAGTGGGTGCCATGGTGGCACGGTACCTGCCCCCCGAGCACCTCCAGGATTACCAGCACTTCGTCAAGATGAAGTCGGCCCTcattgctgagcagagggagctggaagaGAAGATCAAGCTGGGCCAGGAACAGCTCAGGTGCCTGCGTGAGAGCCTTGGCCAGGCCTCCAAGGACTGCTAG